Proteins encoded in a region of the Acidobacteriota bacterium genome:
- a CDS encoding type II toxin-antitoxin system VapC family toxin has protein sequence MTLDSSALIAILFAEPGYLALVDRILEADHVRVGAPTMVETSLVFAGRKGARSAESVEGLVRELSVTIVPFGEAEWRVAADAFRRFGRGRHSAALNYGDCLAYATAQTARDTLLFVGEDFSKTDISPA, from the coding sequence ATGACGCTGGACTCCTCGGCGCTCATCGCCATCCTCTTCGCCGAGCCAGGCTATCTGGCCCTGGTGGATCGCATCCTGGAAGCGGACCATGTGCGCGTGGGCGCACCGACCATGGTGGAAACCAGTCTCGTGTTCGCGGGCCGCAAGGGCGCGAGGAGCGCCGAGTCAGTCGAGGGCCTGGTTCGGGAACTGTCGGTCACCATCGTCCCCTTCGGCGAAGCGGAATGGCGAGTGGCCGCGGACGCGTTTCGCCGCTTCGGCCGCGGACGCCACAGCGCCGCACTGAACTACGGCGACTGCCTGGCGTATGCCACCGCGCAGACGGCGCGCGACACTCTGCTCTTCGTTGGCGAGGACTTCTCGAAAACCGACATTAGCCCGGCGTGA
- the peaB gene encoding quinohemoprotein amine dehydrogenase maturation protein produces the protein MSQALNALHPGDCHSFEAGGQRFLYLAPSAAVMAVDDVSAAVLDSIALRARSSEEIVADLAGRFPADAIDESLDELVRVRALRRFDTPTRRPPVIVPLTPVPLSTMVLNVTNQCNLSCTYCYEYGEDKIVQTENGKQPKMMTEQTARESVDFLLRESGKDAHMTFFGGETLLNFRVLKTTVAYATEQAAALGKTIDFSMTTNATLLSPEVIDFLAEHKFGVTISMDGPPDLQNKFRVFHNGTGSYDVMAPKAKALIAKHRSRPIGARVTLTKDTLDVRRIYNHLTEEIGFWEVGFAPVTASPERPHAFGDEGFEQVLAEFRALAQDYLAAALEGRHHGFSNVRETLGEIHKGASKAWPCGAGFGLLGVSTGGDVGLCHRFAGSDDHKFGTVRDGIDRAKQHDFLESHHVSNKTDCQTCWARPLCAGGCYHEAHTRFGTTNQPNLHYCDWIRGWTDTCLQIYGQIAQLNPGFLQQFEDANEAPQPS, from the coding sequence ATGAGCCAGGCCCTCAACGCGTTGCACCCGGGCGACTGCCACTCGTTTGAAGCGGGTGGGCAGCGGTTCCTGTATCTGGCGCCCAGTGCGGCTGTGATGGCAGTGGACGATGTGTCGGCGGCCGTGCTGGATTCAATCGCCCTCCGCGCGCGGTCGTCTGAAGAAATCGTCGCCGACCTGGCCGGTCGTTTCCCGGCTGACGCCATCGACGAAAGCCTCGACGAATTGGTGCGTGTTCGTGCACTCCGACGCTTCGACACCCCCACCCGTCGTCCTCCAGTGATCGTTCCGCTGACGCCGGTGCCGCTCAGCACGATGGTGCTCAACGTCACCAATCAATGCAACCTGAGCTGCACGTATTGTTACGAGTACGGCGAAGACAAGATCGTGCAGACCGAAAACGGCAAGCAGCCGAAGATGATGACTGAGCAGACGGCCCGCGAGAGCGTGGACTTCCTGCTGCGCGAGTCGGGCAAAGACGCGCACATGACGTTTTTCGGCGGCGAGACGCTGCTGAACTTCAGGGTGCTGAAGACCACCGTCGCCTACGCCACCGAACAGGCCGCTGCGCTGGGCAAGACCATTGACTTCAGCATGACGACGAACGCGACGCTGCTGAGTCCGGAGGTCATCGACTTCCTGGCGGAGCACAAGTTCGGCGTGACCATTTCGATGGACGGCCCGCCCGACCTGCAGAACAAGTTCCGCGTGTTCCACAACGGCACCGGCAGTTACGACGTGATGGCGCCCAAAGCGAAGGCGCTCATCGCCAAGCACCGGTCGCGTCCCATTGGCGCGCGCGTGACGCTGACCAAAGACACGCTGGATGTGCGGCGCATCTACAACCACCTCACAGAAGAGATCGGTTTCTGGGAAGTGGGCTTTGCCCCGGTGACGGCGTCACCTGAGCGGCCGCATGCGTTCGGCGATGAAGGCTTCGAGCAGGTGCTGGCTGAGTTCCGCGCGCTGGCGCAGGATTACCTGGCTGCCGCGCTCGAGGGCCGGCATCACGGGTTCAGCAACGTGCGAGAGACGCTCGGCGAAATCCACAAGGGCGCCAGCAAGGCGTGGCCGTGTGGCGCCGGGTTCGGGTTGCTGGGTGTGTCCACCGGCGGCGACGTCGGCCTGTGTCATCGCTTCGCCGGGTCGGACGATCACAAGTTCGGTACCGTGCGTGACGGCATCGATCGTGCGAAGCAGCACGACTTCCTCGAGTCGCATCACGTGAGCAACAAGACCGATTGCCAGACGTGCTGGGCGCGGCCGTTGTGCGCCGGCGGGTGTTATCACGAGGCCCACACGCGATTCGGCACCACGAACCAGCCCAACCTCCACTACTGCGACTGGATTCGCGGGTGGACGGATACGTGCCTGCAGATTTACGGACAGATTGCGCAACTCAACCCGGGATTCCTTCAGCAGTTCGAGGACGCCAATGAAGCACCTCAGCCCAGTTAA
- the peaA gene encoding quinohemoprotein amine dehydrogenase subunit alpha, translating into MKRLLLSALGVLILGSAVAARMPQAAATPAQAPATPAMPGTTSDEGIPITHAKVKTVCGDCHKTDDKGRMSRISFRRTTPEGWQETIRRMVTLNKAEIEPADAREIVKYLSDNLGLAPEESKPAYFESERRLIDFKYSANRDTEQICSSCHSIGRVMLQRRTGKEWDLVLAMHRGWYPLIDGQVFRRGGPASTEPGPDGRPPDNRHPMDKALAHLKPTFPFTTPEWTAWSATMRSARLDGTWLLSGYDPGAGPIFGTVTMTANPSTPDEFTTETTFQYARTGRTVVRRGRSVVYTGHQWRGRTTVNGDDATSLREVMEVERDWQSISGRWFNGDYEELGPDVTLTRIGREAVVAGLDRPSARRGGSSQTLRIFGANFPTTVAARDVDFGRGVTVSRVVSATPTMVTVELDVAADAAQGARDLFLAGTLKKAALTVYDKADFIKVTPGWSMARVGGVVFPKMLAQFEAFAYAHGPDGKPDTKDDLPVGPVDATWSVEEYTATFDDDDLKFVGEVNPTTGLFTPALDGPNPARSGNRNNIGDVWVVATHKPAAGGAPMRARSHLVVTVPLYLRWDFSSMVSR; encoded by the coding sequence ATGAAGCGTTTGCTGCTCTCGGCACTTGGTGTCCTGATCCTCGGCAGTGCGGTAGCCGCCCGAATGCCGCAAGCTGCGGCCACACCGGCGCAGGCCCCGGCGACACCGGCCATGCCGGGCACCACATCCGACGAAGGCATCCCGATCACACACGCGAAGGTGAAGACCGTGTGCGGCGATTGCCACAAGACTGACGACAAAGGGCGGATGTCGCGCATCTCCTTCAGGCGCACCACGCCCGAAGGTTGGCAGGAAACGATTCGCCGGATGGTCACGCTCAACAAAGCCGAGATTGAACCGGCCGACGCGCGCGAAATCGTCAAGTACCTTTCAGACAACCTCGGACTGGCCCCCGAAGAGAGCAAGCCGGCGTACTTCGAGAGCGAACGAAGGCTGATCGACTTCAAGTACTCCGCCAACCGCGACACCGAACAGATCTGCTCCAGCTGCCACTCCATCGGCCGCGTGATGCTGCAGCGCCGAACCGGCAAGGAGTGGGACCTCGTGCTGGCGATGCACCGGGGTTGGTATCCGCTCATCGATGGCCAGGTCTTCCGCCGCGGTGGCCCGGCCAGCACTGAACCCGGGCCCGATGGCCGTCCACCCGACAACCGCCATCCGATGGACAAGGCGCTCGCGCACCTCAAGCCCACGTTTCCCTTCACCACGCCGGAATGGACGGCATGGTCAGCCACGATGAGAAGTGCTCGGCTGGACGGCACTTGGTTGCTCAGTGGCTACGACCCCGGCGCGGGACCGATCTTCGGCACGGTCACCATGACCGCGAATCCGTCGACGCCCGATGAGTTCACGACCGAGACGACGTTTCAGTACGCGCGCACTGGCCGCACCGTGGTGCGTCGCGGCCGTTCCGTGGTCTACACCGGCCACCAGTGGCGTGGGCGCACCACCGTGAACGGCGATGACGCCACGTCGCTGCGCGAAGTCATGGAAGTAGAACGCGACTGGCAGTCCATCTCAGGCCGCTGGTTCAACGGCGACTACGAAGAACTGGGACCGGACGTCACGCTCACCCGCATTGGCCGCGAAGCCGTGGTGGCTGGCCTCGATCGGCCGTCGGCCCGTCGTGGCGGTTCCTCTCAGACCCTGCGCATCTTCGGCGCCAACTTCCCGACGACGGTGGCAGCGCGAGATGTGGACTTCGGCCGCGGCGTCACGGTCAGCCGCGTGGTGAGCGCGACGCCAACGATGGTCACCGTGGAGTTGGACGTGGCAGCCGACGCGGCGCAGGGCGCGCGCGACCTGTTCCTGGCCGGCACACTCAAGAAAGCCGCGCTCACCGTGTACGACAAGGCGGACTTCATCAAGGTCACGCCCGGCTGGAGCATGGCCCGCGTGGGTGGCGTGGTCTTCCCGAAAATGCTGGCGCAGTTCGAGGCGTTTGCCTATGCGCACGGTCCGGACGGAAAGCCCGACACCAAAGACGACCTGCCCGTAGGGCCGGTGGACGCCACGTGGTCCGTTGAGGAATACACGGCGACGTTTGACGATGACGACCTGAAGTTTGTGGGTGAGGTGAATCCGACCACCGGCCTGTTCACCCCGGCGCTGGATGGCCCGAATCCGGCCCGCTCCGGCAACCGCAACAACATCGGCGACGTCTGGGTGGTGGCCACGCACAAACCGGCCGCCGGCGGCGCGCCGATGCGCGCGCGGTCACACCTGGTGGTGACGGTGCCGCTGTATCTGCGGTGGGACTTTTCGTCAATGGTCAGCCGATGA
- a CDS encoding type II toxin-antitoxin system VapB family antitoxin yields the protein MALNIKNASVERLAGEVALLTGETKTEAIRKALEDRKRRLVAAPVSDRRAAVLSFLKKRVWKGVPRSEKGRVLSRTEEDAILGYGPEGV from the coding sequence ATGGCCCTGAACATCAAGAACGCTTCCGTCGAGCGGCTCGCTGGCGAAGTGGCGCTGCTGACCGGTGAGACGAAAACCGAAGCGATTCGAAAGGCACTCGAAGACCGGAAGCGGCGCCTTGTGGCTGCGCCCGTGAGCGACCGGCGGGCCGCCGTACTGTCGTTCCTGAAGAAACGAGTCTGGAAAGGAGTGCCCAGGAGCGAGAAGGGCCGCGTGCTTTCCCGTACGGAAGAAGACGCGATCCTGGGCTACGGCCCTGAGGGCGTATGA
- a CDS encoding ABC transporter ATP-binding protein — protein MKNDLRDPASSHQRPLRSFSTRGALRYLRPYRPQLAVVLVISLVSTGLSLWMPYLTKDLVDEALIGRNSAALFRIVILFAIIGAIGFVLNVASGLIYTRVSADILFDMRRELYEHLQRLSPRFYAVTRLGDIVSRINSDISEIQRVAAEAALAWVGNVLFLGGGIVILLWLDWRLFIVGLTTLPLSAWALVIYRRRLDSRVTDLRERSSAIGSFLIETLQANRTVVTSGAEKREVTRFGLLNSAFIDTVMGLQRVHYLVGGLPSLLLAGGTAAVFFYGGYRVVEGTMTMGTLAAFMAYQARVVAPVQALMGLYGSLAVAKVSWRRVAEVLETPVEVVERTNPIALPTVRGEVEFDQVTLSYGRGGPVIEEISFRVAPGETVAIVGASGSGKSTIADVLLRLLDPDSGVVRLDGHDLKDVKLSDLRKHVQVVEQEPLLFHTSIEANVRYANPDASDDEVTRVLEAAGIATFVAGLPDGVKTVVGDRGVALSAGERQRIALARALVANPSVLILDEPSAALDPASERQVIEGYRLAMKGRTTIVISHRLDVVRAADHVVMLEGARIVERGTPSELVAAAGPFARLFGT, from the coding sequence GTGAAAAACGACCTCAGAGATCCTGCCTCATCTCACCAAAGACCTCTGAGGTCGTTTTCCACTCGCGGAGCCCTTCGTTACCTGCGACCGTACCGGCCGCAACTGGCCGTTGTCCTGGTCATCAGTCTTGTCAGCACCGGGCTGTCGCTGTGGATGCCATATCTCACCAAGGACCTGGTGGATGAGGCGCTCATCGGACGCAACAGCGCTGCGCTCTTCCGTATCGTCATCCTTTTCGCCATCATCGGAGCGATCGGGTTCGTCCTTAACGTCGCCAGCGGCCTGATCTACACACGCGTCTCGGCCGACATCCTCTTCGACATGCGGCGTGAGCTGTACGAACACCTGCAGCGCCTCTCTCCTCGTTTCTACGCCGTGACCCGGCTGGGCGACATCGTTTCGCGCATCAACAGCGACATCAGCGAGATTCAGCGTGTGGCGGCAGAGGCTGCGCTCGCGTGGGTCGGCAATGTGCTCTTTCTCGGGGGCGGCATTGTCATCCTGCTCTGGCTCGACTGGCGACTGTTCATCGTCGGTCTGACGACGTTGCCGCTCAGCGCCTGGGCGCTGGTGATCTATCGGCGTCGTCTTGATTCGCGGGTCACCGACCTGCGAGAGCGGAGTTCGGCGATTGGCAGTTTCCTCATTGAGACGCTTCAGGCCAATCGGACCGTAGTGACTTCGGGGGCCGAGAAGCGAGAGGTCACTCGCTTCGGTCTTCTCAATTCGGCGTTCATCGACACGGTGATGGGTCTTCAGCGGGTGCACTATCTGGTGGGCGGCCTGCCATCGCTTCTCCTCGCCGGCGGCACCGCAGCGGTCTTCTTCTACGGCGGTTACCGCGTGGTGGAAGGGACGATGACGATGGGGACGTTGGCGGCGTTTATGGCGTATCAGGCGCGGGTGGTGGCACCGGTGCAGGCGCTGATGGGGTTGTACGGGAGCCTGGCTGTGGCGAAGGTGTCGTGGCGTCGAGTGGCTGAGGTGCTGGAGACACCTGTGGAAGTGGTGGAGCGCACGAACCCAATCGCGTTGCCCACGGTGCGAGGCGAGGTGGAGTTCGATCAGGTAACGCTTTCGTACGGCCGCGGCGGACCCGTGATTGAGGAGATCAGTTTTCGTGTCGCGCCTGGCGAGACGGTTGCGATTGTTGGCGCCAGCGGCAGCGGCAAGTCCACGATTGCGGATGTGTTGCTGCGACTGCTCGATCCGGACTCCGGCGTGGTTCGCCTCGACGGTCATGACCTGAAGGACGTGAAACTCTCCGACCTGCGGAAACATGTGCAGGTGGTGGAGCAGGAGCCGCTCTTGTTTCACACGTCGATTGAGGCGAACGTGCGCTACGCCAACCCGGATGCGAGTGACGATGAAGTGACGCGCGTCCTCGAGGCCGCCGGCATCGCGACGTTCGTGGCCGGCCTGCCCGACGGAGTGAAGACCGTCGTCGGCGATCGCGGCGTCGCGCTGTCAGCCGGCGAGCGTCAGCGCATAGCCCTTGCCCGCGCGCTCGTAGCGAACCCGTCGGTGTTGATCCTCGACGAGCCCAGCGCCGCGCTCGACCCCGCTTCCGAGCGTCAGGTCATCGAAGGCTATCGTCTGGCGATGAAGGGCAGAACGACCATCGTCATTTCACACAGGCTCGACGTGGTGCGCGCAGCCGATCACGTGGTGATGCTGGAAGGCGCGAGGATTGTGGAACGCGGAACACCGTCGGAACTGGTGGCGGCCGCCGGCCCATTCGCGAGGCTGTTCGGCACTTAG
- a CDS encoding tryptophan 7-halogenase, whose amino-acid sequence MTMPPRTPDPGPWTLDSGLSALDSVDVLVVGAGPAGCAAATVLAQCGHRVLLVDRPSTGRPALAESIPPSAKRILSVLGMKDAVDAAGFQPWLGNTVWWGSDAPRIESFAADESGYQVERDRFDAVLRNVAVNAGAQVISGLVRDVTILGFDPSFSETAVSAAIEVEGKTSEVAAKLVLDCSGRVGVVARKGLRVVEASHRTVALVGVWHADRPWPEAQHGHTLVASHADGWAWSVPTAEDTRCVTVMVDPERSHLARGVPALDVYLAELKKVSAFAPLLAEATLVNGPWGADASLYSTKHYAGPGFLLVGDAASFIDPLSSFGVKKALASGWLAAITANTVLKTPEMRDAALAFYEQREREVVESFRTQTARYAASAGGDSSHPFWEARVDLALEDQRELRTAYAARPDPYVARPDPQGRDDRALQATLVDLRARPEIHLQPGAQVRTAPKAAIRGQLIVMEDHVFTPAWPEGVRYLRNIDLLLLMRLAPEHRDVGALYDALSNAQPGVSLPDFLGVLSTLIARGALEHKV is encoded by the coding sequence GTGACGATGCCCCCTCGGACCCCGGACCCTGGACCCTGGACTCTGGACTCTGGACTCTCAGCCCTGGACTCCGTGGACGTCCTCGTTGTCGGCGCCGGACCGGCCGGGTGCGCCGCCGCAACAGTGCTGGCGCAATGCGGCCATCGCGTTCTGCTTGTCGATCGGCCGTCGACTGGCCGGCCGGCGCTGGCCGAATCCATTCCGCCGAGCGCGAAGCGAATCCTGTCGGTCCTCGGGATGAAAGACGCGGTGGATGCCGCAGGATTTCAGCCCTGGCTGGGCAATACCGTGTGGTGGGGGAGCGATGCACCTCGTATCGAGTCGTTCGCGGCCGACGAATCGGGCTACCAGGTGGAACGCGATCGTTTCGATGCCGTGCTGCGGAATGTGGCGGTCAACGCCGGTGCGCAGGTCATTTCCGGCCTCGTCCGCGATGTCACCATCCTCGGTTTCGACCCGTCTTTTTCCGAAACGGCCGTTTCAGCCGCCATCGAGGTTGAGGGAAAGACATCCGAAGTCGCCGCGAAGCTCGTCCTCGATTGCTCGGGCCGAGTGGGCGTGGTCGCGCGTAAGGGCCTTCGAGTGGTGGAAGCCTCACATCGAACCGTGGCGCTTGTGGGCGTGTGGCACGCCGATAGGCCGTGGCCGGAGGCGCAGCACGGGCACACGCTCGTCGCGTCGCACGCCGATGGTTGGGCGTGGTCGGTGCCCACGGCTGAAGACACGCGTTGTGTCACGGTGATGGTGGACCCGGAACGCAGCCACCTCGCCCGGGGGGTGCCGGCGCTCGATGTCTATCTCGCCGAGTTGAAGAAGGTGTCGGCGTTCGCTCCTCTGCTGGCCGAGGCAACCCTGGTGAATGGCCCGTGGGGAGCAGATGCGTCGCTCTACAGCACAAAGCACTACGCAGGCCCCGGCTTCCTCCTTGTGGGTGATGCGGCTTCCTTTATCGATCCGTTGTCGTCCTTCGGGGTGAAGAAGGCTCTGGCCTCTGGATGGCTCGCCGCGATCACGGCAAACACCGTTCTCAAAACGCCGGAGATGCGCGACGCGGCGCTGGCGTTCTACGAACAGCGCGAACGCGAAGTGGTGGAGAGCTTCCGCACGCAGACCGCGCGATACGCTGCCAGCGCAGGCGGGGATTCGAGCCATCCATTCTGGGAAGCACGAGTGGATCTCGCGCTTGAAGACCAGCGCGAGCTACGTACGGCGTACGCCGCTCGGCCGGATCCGTACGTAGCTCGGCCTGATCCTCAAGGCCGAGATGACCGCGCGCTACAAGCCACCCTCGTCGATCTGCGCGCGCGCCCCGAGATTCACCTGCAGCCAGGTGCCCAGGTCCGAACAGCGCCCAAAGCCGCAATTCGCGGCCAGTTGATCGTGATGGAAGACCACGTGTTCACCCCGGCGTGGCCGGAAGGCGTCCGGTACCTGCGCAATATCGACCTGCTGCTTTTGATGCGCCTTGCGCCCGAACATCGCGACGTGGGCGCCCTGTATGACGCGTTGTCCAACGCCCAGCCAGGGGTGTCACTGCCGGACTTCCTCGGCGTCTTATCCACACTCATCGCGCGTGGCGCCCTCGAGCACAAAGTATGA
- a CDS encoding serine/threonine-protein kinase: MSLAPGTRLGPYEIVSALGAGGMGEVYRATDSHLKRSVAIKVLPAAMAGDADRLMRFQREAEVLAALNHPNIAAIYGLEKTPDLTALVMELVEGQDLSEIISYSPGLKTRPPKTDGSFRTEAGSLDPANSRGGIPLSDALAIAKQIADALEAAHEQGIVHRDLKPQNIKVRADGTVKVLDFGLAKAMDRTLDSGPGTLDPRNSPTMTSPAMTAMGMILGTAAYMAPEQAKGRAVDKRADIWAFGVVLYEMLTGRRAFAGDDVSELLASVLRDTPDLAALPATIPPGVRRLLQRCLEKDPKKRLRDIGEARLMLDGPLDDTAPQVAAAAPASARRSSTAWIMATAVVLVAAAALAVPAVRHLSETPPPETRLDIVTPPTSQPSAFALSPDGTQIVFAASSAKGTRLWLRSLSTTTAEPLEGTEGATLPFWSPDSRTIGFFADGSLKRLNLSGGAPQTLAPANNGSGGTWNADDVIVFAPTTTTPLMRVPGSGGSAVPVTTRGPQQYGHHSPHFLADGQRFVFRVGGVADESGTYIGDLDGSAPIRLLPDAAAVIPTPDNWLLWVRGGALVAQRLDVAQRAMSGTVVTVADGVHLDNLGSRSAVSVSATGLVAYRTTGGSERQLTWFDRAGIPRGVVGEPDASVLSPRASPDGRRIAVTRRVQDNEDIWLWDGARWSRFTFTPGRDQHSVWSPDSTRILYQSLGKGAGEMQSKLTSGAGGEEPLLANSPLLTPTSFSADGRILLYQTIDPTTNADLWVVPLSEGAKPGTSSAFLKTPFREAYGVFSPDGRWVAYHSNESGRPEVYVRPFVPPGATGAAPAAGAQAQVSTDGGIHAMWSHDGKEIYYIGPEGDLMAVPIAVKGATVEPGVPKKLFATRVFGGGADIQLGRQYDVTPDGRFLINNVLSDALAPITLLQHWNPDGKKK; the protein is encoded by the coding sequence ATGAGTCTCGCACCAGGAACGCGTCTCGGTCCCTACGAAATCGTCTCTGCGCTCGGCGCCGGCGGCATGGGCGAGGTCTATCGCGCCACCGACAGTCACCTGAAGCGATCGGTCGCGATCAAAGTGTTACCCGCCGCGATGGCCGGCGATGCCGACCGTCTTATGCGCTTTCAGCGCGAGGCGGAAGTGCTCGCCGCGCTCAATCACCCGAACATCGCGGCGATCTACGGACTGGAAAAGACACCAGACCTTACGGCGCTGGTCATGGAACTGGTCGAGGGGCAGGACCTGTCGGAGATCATTTCATATTCGCCGGGTCTAAAGACCCGGCCTCCGAAGACAGACGGGTCGTTCCGTACGGAGGCCGGGTCTTTAGACCCGGCAAATTCGCGCGGCGGCATCCCACTTTCCGACGCGCTCGCCATCGCGAAGCAGATCGCCGACGCGCTCGAGGCCGCGCATGAGCAGGGAATCGTGCATCGCGACCTGAAGCCGCAGAACATCAAGGTGCGCGCCGACGGCACGGTGAAGGTGTTGGACTTCGGATTGGCGAAAGCGATGGACCGGACCCTGGACTCTGGACCCGGGACTCTGGACCCGCGAAACTCGCCGACGATGACGTCCCCCGCTATGACGGCGATGGGCATGATCCTCGGCACGGCGGCGTACATGGCTCCCGAACAGGCCAAGGGCCGCGCCGTCGACAAACGTGCGGACATCTGGGCGTTCGGGGTGGTGCTCTACGAGATGCTCACGGGCCGGCGCGCATTTGCCGGCGACGACGTCAGTGAACTGCTCGCGTCGGTACTGCGAGACACGCCGGATCTGGCGGCGTTGCCGGCCACGATTCCTCCGGGCGTGCGCCGGCTGTTGCAGCGGTGTCTCGAGAAGGATCCGAAGAAGCGGCTGCGCGACATCGGCGAAGCGCGGCTGATGTTGGATGGCCCTCTTGATGACACCGCGCCACAGGTAGCCGCCGCGGCGCCCGCATCGGCACGCCGCTCGTCGACCGCGTGGATCATGGCGACCGCTGTCGTCCTGGTCGCGGCTGCCGCACTCGCCGTTCCCGCCGTTCGCCATCTCAGCGAAACGCCGCCGCCCGAGACACGTCTCGACATCGTCACACCACCGACGTCGCAACCGTCGGCGTTTGCCCTGTCACCCGATGGCACGCAGATCGTGTTCGCGGCCTCCAGCGCGAAGGGCACCCGTCTCTGGTTGCGTTCGCTCTCGACTACGACTGCGGAACCGCTGGAGGGCACCGAAGGCGCCACGCTCCCATTCTGGTCGCCAGATAGCCGCACGATAGGGTTTTTCGCCGACGGTTCACTGAAGCGATTGAATCTCAGCGGCGGCGCACCCCAGACGCTGGCGCCGGCCAACAACGGCAGCGGCGGGACCTGGAACGCGGATGACGTCATCGTGTTTGCCCCGACCACAACGACGCCGCTGATGCGAGTGCCGGGTTCGGGTGGCTCGGCCGTGCCGGTCACAACCCGCGGACCGCAGCAATACGGCCACCACTCGCCGCATTTCCTCGCCGATGGCCAGCGGTTTGTGTTCAGGGTCGGCGGGGTGGCAGACGAATCCGGCACGTACATCGGGGACCTCGACGGGAGCGCCCCAATCCGGTTGTTGCCAGATGCGGCAGCGGTCATTCCCACTCCTGACAATTGGCTGCTGTGGGTACGCGGCGGCGCGCTGGTCGCCCAGCGGTTGGACGTCGCGCAACGCGCGATGTCGGGGACCGTGGTGACCGTGGCCGACGGTGTGCATCTGGATAACCTCGGCAGTCGAAGTGCGGTCTCTGTCTCGGCGACCGGTCTTGTGGCCTATCGAACGACAGGGGGATCGGAGCGACAACTCACATGGTTTGATCGCGCTGGAATTCCGCGTGGCGTCGTGGGCGAACCCGACGCCAGTGTCTTGAGCCCTCGGGCATCCCCTGATGGGCGCCGCATTGCCGTCACTCGCAGGGTGCAGGACAATGAGGACATCTGGCTCTGGGACGGGGCTCGCTGGAGCCGGTTCACCTTCACCCCGGGCCGGGACCAGCATTCGGTCTGGTCACCCGACAGCACCAGAATCCTGTACCAGTCGCTCGGCAAAGGCGCCGGAGAGATGCAGTCCAAGCTCACGAGCGGCGCCGGCGGGGAGGAGCCGCTCCTGGCCAACAGCCCGCTGTTGACCCCGACGAGTTTCTCCGCGGATGGCCGCATCCTCCTCTACCAGACCATCGACCCCACGACCAACGCAGACTTGTGGGTTGTTCCGTTGAGCGAGGGCGCGAAGCCAGGAACGTCGTCTGCGTTTCTGAAGACGCCGTTTCGGGAAGCCTATGGTGTGTTCTCGCCGGATGGCCGGTGGGTGGCTTATCACTCCAACGAATCAGGCCGTCCTGAGGTGTACGTGAGGCCGTTCGTTCCGCCCGGTGCCACGGGAGCGGCTCCGGCCGCCGGAGCCCAGGCGCAGGTCTCCACGGACGGCGGGATCCACGCCATGTGGAGCCACGACGGCAAAGAGATCTACTACATCGGCCCGGAGGGCGACCTGATGGCCGTGCCGATTGCTGTGAAGGGGGCCACCGTGGAGCCGGGCGTCCCGAAGAAACTGTTCGCGACGCGCGTCTTCGGCGGTGGCGCGGACATTCAACTGGGCCGGCAGTACGATGTCACGCCCGACGGACGCTTCCTGATCAACAACGTGTTGAGCGATGCCCTTGCGCCGATCACGTTGCTCCAGCACTGGAATCCTGACGGCAAGAAGAAGTGA
- the qhpC gene encoding quinohemoprotein amine dehydrogenase subunit gamma, which produces MKHLSPVNAKARRLSHALAVSSEAESSSEAGSSDPAAHDVVALHTPQQPQGPHIPLGCSTVFAPGWEVDRTGGTAGLCQPVERDLFDCHLGCFWPAQVPDQLNRAPDWTKKCAAAQKDWRKIDVIFP; this is translated from the coding sequence ATGAAGCACCTCAGCCCAGTTAACGCCAAAGCCCGTCGCCTTTCACACGCGCTCGCCGTGTCTTCGGAGGCCGAGTCTTCTTCGGAGGCCGGGTCTTCAGACCCGGCGGCTCATGACGTTGTCGCTCTGCACACGCCCCAGCAGCCGCAGGGGCCGCACATCCCGCTGGGATGCTCCACCGTGTTCGCACCCGGTTGGGAAGTGGACCGCACGGGCGGCACCGCCGGTTTGTGTCAGCCGGTGGAGCGCGACCTGTTCGACTGCCACCTCGGCTGCTTCTGGCCCGCGCAGGTGCCCGACCAGCTCAACCGCGCGCCCGACTGGACCAAGAAGTGCGCCGCCGCCCAGAAAGACTGGCGCAAGATCGACGTGATCTTTCCATGA